Proteins encoded within one genomic window of Larus michahellis unplaced genomic scaffold, bLarMic1.1 SCAFFOLD_34, whole genome shotgun sequence:
- the LOC141737356 gene encoding olfactory receptor 14J1-like, translating to MSNSSSITQFLLLAFADTRELQLLHFGLFLGIYLAALLGNGLIITAIACDHRLHTPMYFFLLNLSILDLGSISTTVPKSMANSLWDTRAISYAVCIAQVFLFAFLVGAEFSLLTVMSYDRYVAICKPLHYGTLLGSRACVHMAAAAWGSGFLNALLHTANTFSLPLCQSNALDQFFCEIPQILKLSCSHSNLREVGLLVVSFCLVFGCFVFIVLSYVQIFRAVLRIPSEQGRHKAFSTCLPHLSVVSLFVSTAMFAYLKPPSISSPVLDLAFSVLYSVVPPAVNPLVYSMRNQELKDALWKLAHGMLFPRQ from the coding sequence gcagctccatcacccagttcctcctcctggcatttgcagacacacgggagctgcagctcttgcacttcgggctcttcctgggcatctacctggctgccctcctgggcaatggcctcatcatcaccgccatcgcctgtgaccaccgcctccacacccccatgtacttcttcctcctcaacctctcgatactggacctgggctccatctccaccactgtccccaaatccatggccaattccctttgggacaccagggccatttcctaTGCAGTATGCATTGCCCAAgtctttctgtttgccttcttGGTTGGAGCAGAGTTTTCTCTCCTCAcagtcatgtcctatgaccgctacgttgccatctgcaaacccctgcactacgggaccctcctgggcagcagagcttgtgtccacatggcagcagctgcctggggcagtgggtttctcaatgctctcctgcacacggccaatacattttccctacccctctgccagagcaatgccctggaccagttcttctgtgaaatcccccagatcctcaagctctcctgctcacactccaACCTCAGGGAAGTCGGGCTTCTGGTGGTTAGTTTCTGTTTAGtctttggatgttttgttttcatcgtgctgtcctatgtgcagatcttcagggccgtgctgaggatcccctctgagcagggacggcacaaagccttttccacgtgcctccctcacctgtctgtggtctccctgtttgtcagcactgccatgtttgcctacctaaagcccccctccatctcctccccagttctggACCTAGCGTTTTCAgtgctgtactcggtggtgcctccagcagtgaaccccctcgtctacagcatgaggaaccaggagctcaaggatgccctgtggaaactggcCCATGGGATGCTGTTTCCCCGACAATAA